One part of the Ziziphus jujuba cultivar Dongzao chromosome 2, ASM3175591v1 genome encodes these proteins:
- the LOC107403731 gene encoding sedoheptulose-1,7-bisphosphatase, chloroplastic-like: MEAGLACYAHGGFLPNISSQHSASLVLSSPSISPSFNSKVLKPSSLFGESLRTVPKSSIKVLRTKSSLLPRCEIGDSLEEFLTKSIPDRGLIALLLSMGEALRTISFKVKTASCGGTACVNSFGDEQLAVDMLADKLLFEALTYSHFCKYACSEEVPELQDMGGPVQGGFSVAFDPLDGSSIVDTNFTVGTIFGVWPGDKLTGVTGRDQVAAAMGIYGPRTTYVLALKDVPGTHEFLLLDEGKWQHVKETTEIVEGKLFSPGNLRATFDNPEYNKLINFYVKEKYTLRYTGGMVPDVNQIIVKEKGIFTNVTSPTSKAKLRLLFEVAPLGFLIEKAGGYSSDGTQSVLDKVIKNLDDRTQVAYGSKNEIIRFEETLYGSSRLKEAVPVAA; the protein is encoded by the exons ATGGAGGCTGGTCTTGCATGTTATGCCCACGGAGGTTTTCTTCCTAATATTTCATCTCAGCATTCAGCCTCTCTAGTACTGTCTTCTCCATCCATCTCTCCATCTTTCAACTCAAAG GTTCTGAAACCAAGCTCGCTATTTGGCGAATCCTTACGTACGGTgccaaaatcatcaataaaggtttTAAGAACAAAGAGTTCTCTGTTACCCAGATGTGAGATTGGAGATAGTTTG GAAGAATTCCTAACGAAATCAATCCCTGATAGAGGACTGATTGCATTGTTGCTCTCCATGGGAGAAGCATTAAGGACCATTTCCTTCAAAGTAAAGACAGCTTCATGTGGTGGAACGGCTTGTGTGAATTCCTTTGGAGACGAGCAGCTTGCTGTGGATATGCTTGCCGATAAGCTTCTTTTTGAG GCATTAACTTACTCACACTTCTGCAAGTATGCTTGTTCTGAAGAAGTTCCTGAGCTCCAAGACATGGGAGGCCCAGTTCAAG GTGGATTCAGTGTGGCTTTTGATCCACTTGATGGATCCAGTATTGTGGACACAAATTTCACCGTGGGGACTATTTTTGGGGTGTGGCCTGGAGATAAGCTAACTGGGGTAACAGGAAGAGATCAAGTTGCTGCAGCCATGGGGATTTATGGTCCAAGAACTACTTACGTTCTTGCTCTTAAAGACGTCCCCGGAACCCATGAATTCCTTCTTTTGGATGAAG GAAAATGGCAGCATGTTAAGGAAACAACAGAAATTGTTGAAGGAAAGCTTTTCTCTCCTGGAAATCTGAGAGCTACATTTGACAACCCTGAATACAACAAG CTTATCAACTTTTATGTCAAGGAGAAATACACTTTGAGATACACTGGTGGAATGGTTCCGGATGTTAACCAG ATTATTGTAAAAGAGAAGGGTATTTTCACAAATGTGACATCCCCAACTTCCAAGGCCAAGCTAAGACTGCTGTTTGAAGTAGCCCCTCTGGGTTTCTTGATTGAAAAAGCTGGAGGTTATAGCAGTGATGGCACTCAATCAGTGCTAGACAAAGTGATAAAAAATCTTGATGACAGAACCCAAGTTGCTTATGGATCCAAAAATGAGATTATCCGGTTTGAAGAAACTCTATATGGATCCTCCAGGCTCAAGGAGGCAGTTCCTGTTGCTGCTTAG
- the LOC125422433 gene encoding auxin-responsive protein SAUR71, whose amino-acid sequence MKQLIRRLSKVADSSQYCLLRSDSTSRRPRRVESFRVKLQRRRSGGGSQHVVPEGHVPVYVGEEMERFVVSAEVLNHPIFIELLNKSAQEYGYEQKGVLRIPCHVFVFERVLEALRLGLDQSPDLNDLLASLSDDFL is encoded by the coding sequence ATGAAGCAGCTTATCCGCCGTCTTTCCAAAGTCGCCGACTCGTCTCAGTACTGTCTCCTGCGCTCCGATTCAACTTCCCGCCGGCCTCGCCGTGTCGAATCGTTCAGAGTGAAGCTCCAACGACGTCGTAGTGGTGGAGGTTCGCAGCATGTGGTTCCCGAAGGACACGTGCCGGTCTACGTTGGAGAAGAGATGGAGCGTTTCGTTGTGAGTGCGGAGGTGCTCAACCACCCGATTTTCATCGAGCTCCTCAACAAATCGGCTCAGGAGTATGGCTACGAGCAGAAAGGTGTGCTTCGAATCCCTTGCCATGTCTTCGTCTTCGAGCGCGTTCTTGAAGCTCTTCGTCTCGGTCTTGACCAGTCACCTGACCTCAACGACCTCCTCGCGTCTCTCTCCGACGATTTCCTTTAG